One window of Eublepharis macularius isolate TG4126 chromosome 17, MPM_Emac_v1.0, whole genome shotgun sequence genomic DNA carries:
- the LOC129344432 gene encoding C-type natriuretic peptide 1-like → MSSKLICSSWFLLILLLTHGQGRAKPVANVQALSKLLEEDLEHPVGSEELEQEQDETLLTGAVEQQDAPLPWSRNPREGASISESAFQRLFSDLLGSSRSYRGRSKKGLSRGCFGVKLDRIGALSGLGC, encoded by the exons ATGAGCTCCAAACTTATCTGCTCCAGCTGGTTTCTGCTGATTCTGCTTCTCACACATGGCCAAGGAAGGGCCAAACCTGTGGCCAACGTACAG GCCCTGTCTAAATTGTTAGAAGAGGACCTTGAGCACCCAGTGGGGTCAGAGGAACTGGAACAGGAGCAAGACGAGACCCTCCTCACAGGGGCCGTGGAACAGCAGGATGCCCCCCTCCCCTGGTCCAGAAACCCCCGGGAAGGGGCTTCCATTTCCGAAAGTGCTTTCCAGCGCCTCTTCAGCGACCTTCTGGGTTCCTCCAGGAGCTACAGGGGCAGAAGCAAGAAGGGCCTCTCAAGGGGATGCTTTGGCGTCAAGCTGGACCGAATTGGAGCCCTCAGTGGACTGGGATGCTAA